The genome window GAGAGTTGTGTTTGGATCCATTTTTTatttagattgattgattgattgaattatttattttttatgtgatttCTGACTACATTACATGGCTCCGTGAATTTAGTCACGAGAGCGAAGATTTGCACCTTGCCATAAGAGCGTTGAAGTTGTTAATGAATCtctcattttcaaaattattttctttttaatgtgatACACGACATAGAAAATGGATTATACACCTAAGCGTTTTCACCCGGGAGAGCAAAATGCATATAAAGATTTTAGAGATTTTATACTATTGTTCGCGAAATTAACATGTACGTGTTACCACTTCACAGAAAAATGATGAGAGTGTTGATTTTGTTGGCTGCAGTGGCTGCGGCTTCTGCCCTTCTGGAAGGTAAATGTTTATAAAGAGAAAATCTTTGActattgattttctttattgagaaatgtgtatatatactgtgataaccttatacatacacactcataaatacatatgtgtgtgtatgtgcgtttgtatgcctgtgtggagaaggagagatggaagactatgaatatataacgatatacttaacattattacttttgcttttatcttttttgttcccATCAGATCTGCCATGCGAGGGAGCCAAAAATGTGACCTCGTGTGAAGCTGATGTAAGCATTACTTGATTTAATAATAATTGCTTTTATTTAATGTCAATAAGATTTATTATAACAGCAAAATATTTCTTCtttaaaacataacaataactaCACCGTTTCATCTCATTTCAGTAATAACCCAGTGATATTAACATCTCATTTATAACCTGTAAATTATATTTGGcgattccctaaaaaaaaaaaaaataatgaaaaaaaaaaacaacttgtaATGGCCACCGCGTCTTCCCAAAGCGCCAGGTCTGTCAGAGCATCCTGTCAGCCGGAGAGGACGCTCGAGTTTTTCAAGACATAATGAAGCGCTGTTTCAGCAGGAACGGTTATACCCTTGTCGATAACGGTGAGATCTTTAACACTTAAACACCTCTCCTGATTTTCAACCACGGCGGCGATGTTGATTTCTTTTGGATTGTTTTGATGGTCGTGATCAATTTGTGAAAAGTTTGAAGAGTTGGAATTGCGTAGGTCATTGTTACAAAGATAGTGATGAAGGTTTTAATCATGATGGTGTTTATGGTGTTTATTTATGAGGTTATTGATGAAAACAGTCcagttaataatgatataactgaTTGAACAAGGATTCACTTACCTTTTTATAATTAGATTTGCATATAATACATTCTAAATCTATTTATAGGATATCATAAGAAaactatatgaaaatatatcacaCAAATATAGTTAAAAGATATTATATCACAACAATATATTGTATAAACGTTATGTGAAAATATATCACAACACTATATTCAAAGAATAGTGTACAAAAATTAcatgaaaatatttgaaaatatattcgAAGGATATTgtataaaaattatatgaaaatgtatcacagcaatatataaacaaaaatatattgtacaaaaaatatatgaaaatatattgtacaaaaaatatatgaaaatatattagaatatattcgTAGGAgattatatgaaaattatatgaacTGTATCACAACAATATGTTTAAATGctaccttctctctccatccagacGGCATTCTAGTCTTCGACAATCCGATCATCGACAATCCCACAAACTCTGAGAATGTCCAAGCCGCGGAAGACTGTGTGCTGAAAGAACGCGGATTAGTAAGTAAACTGCATTTTGTTGGTTgcgaggaaaaaaagagatgagttTTATTGGTTGCGAGGAAAATAGAGGAGAACTCTGTTGATTGCGAGGGAAATATATAGCCctcacccctttttctccctaACAAAAAACACTATTACTTCTCTTAACTCTGGGAATCACCCGGACTTTGTCACTTTTATCAGTAAGTGTGGATTCTTATGAAGATTTTCCAAGTTatacccacactataaaagagtAATAGTCACAtaggttacttatgatctaacttGAGCCTCAGAGGTTACTAAGAGAAGTGTAATATCAAAATACCTAATGAGCTTACAACATTTCCTGATAtattgaatcataaatcattacacttcgcAACAAAAAGAAATTCATTTACATCTGTAAAGTCTTTCGTCTTTACAGATCCCTTTTCTCAGATatcttcttatcttcccttcatCCGTTCTGAGGACTTCTAAAGATATCTTCTTTAATTCTTGTCCACGGCACCAAGGACCAGAAACAAAATCCTCTAGTTTAGGAATCATAAAACAACATAAAGTTATCTAATATAACGAAATAATTTCTTGTAGGAACAAAATATTTGACAAACAAGCAaattgtgtataatatttatatacgatctgagtagttatatgcacataattttgactaaacattaTTTTAATAGTATTCCATTATAAATGTCAAGTACATTTActctttgaatgttttttttttttttagttctcaaTAACAATAGCCAGCCACTAGATGTAAAAAAGACTCTTTACCTCTACTTTCCGgtttgatctcaaatagttacttttttttcgttctgtatATCAGATCTATAGCAttgtatgattttattaattatgtcATCAGATGAAGACtctgatatttcacgataatctaaacaCTTTCAGGCAAGCATTTTgttcttaatctatacatgcataattccagaacttaaatgaatctttccagtaacaagaataatacatattgttttcttcattaaaATATCAATCATACAACCTTAATCTTACAAGTACCAGTGAAATATAACAGTGTAAcatttaaacaaagaaaatatactgTGTGGGGCAACAAAGAAAACttatactttgtagggtaaaATATTGTATTTTACAATGTTTCCTTATCTTAGTGaaaaaagacatacataaataataaaataaagtatcctctttctggaaaaaataattaagtaattttatcttacatagctaaagactaaGTTgaggtatacatatgcataaagaccaagtaagtgaggtatacaaagggtggtttctagacgagtttttgggtcattctaacgtcacatcccttgtgctcctTGCAAATAGAGGTGAATTCTGTTGGTTgcgaggaaaaaagagataagtGGGCGAATGATACGAAGCAAAGGAAGATTATGAGCGGTTTTATATATCTTTGTTATGAGACTTATCACAACGATTTTAGAATAAGTGAAACAAGACGGATGGCCAGAGTCCCTTCACTCTGTTCGtattcccttcattcccctcGTATTCCCCTCACTGTCCCcgcattcccttctctctcttcgtgttcccttctctctcttcgtgttcccttctctctcttcgcattcccttctctctcttcgtgttcccttctctctcttcgtgttcccttctctctcttcgtgttcccttctctctcttcgtgttcccttctctctcttcgtgttcccttctctctcttcgcattcccttctctctcttcgtgtt of Penaeus chinensis breed Huanghai No. 1 chromosome 37, ASM1920278v2, whole genome shotgun sequence contains these proteins:
- the LOC125045508 gene encoding uncharacterized protein LOC125045508 isoform X2; the encoded protein is MMRVLILLAAVAAASALLEDLPCEGAKNVTSCEADRQVCQSILSAGEDARVFQDIMKRCFSRNGYTLVDNDGILVFDNPIIDNPTNSENVQAAEDCVLKERGLLTPDGRVDPEPFLERLILALNVTRPDIVNRVSYAVTSCPLENFGEWETCIVSECLQKDPAMPVPTTIDPEE